In Bradyrhizobium sp. 200, the sequence TTGAGCCACACTAACCGGCCAACTCGCAAGAGACGAGCCCGTTGATTCGCAGCGTTCTCTGACGGATGCAAAGAGGTGTCGAGCGTTGACATCAGATCAAGCCGAACCTCCGGAAACGCCGCGATGCCCACGAGCAGCAAGAAGTCCTTTTGGTCCAATACTCGCCTGAGCCTCAAGATAAGGCTCTTGCGCTCTTCGACAGCCGGCTCTACTTCAGAGAGCCAGATAAATCGTTCTGCCTGCAACCGCTCGATTTCGTCATCTTCGCTTGGAATAAACTGCACAGGCTGGAGGTCGTCGGCCTGCAGCTTCTTCGCCAGCGATGATAATCCTTCCGCATCCGCGGGTAGAACAACAGCCCCGGCCTGAGCCGCTTGAGCCTCCGCCACGCCCCATGTCTCGCGGCTCTTCGGCGTCAGCAATACGATAGGCGCCGGTAAATCGCTCTGGGCCCACCATCTGGCTGGTCCGGCGGTATCGGCGTCGACTAGATTGCCAGCCTCTCCTAGTATCAGCACTCGAGTCGGTCGGTCGGACGCAATAGCTCGCTCGATCGACATCAACTGGCCGCGTCCATCCTTCCGTACCCATGCGGGCGTCCTCTTGAATTCGTAGAGTGCGTGTCGCACGCGCGTCCGATCGAATAGCTTCGAGAGCCTAGATCCAAATACCGGTAACGGATCTTCCGGGCCCGCACTCTCGACAAGCAGAAGCCAATTTGCAGGAATGCGCCTCACTTCCTCTACGGGCAGAAATCTCCCAGCCGCAGCTGCGGTGGTCTTTATCGTAGATCCAACGTCCAATCGATGCGTTGGCGTCTCCGTCGGCCGGTTCAGAACTCTGCTGGCGCGCAAAAGTTGCGGATTGGCGCCATCGTCCTGAGGCGGATCGAGCCGCACTTCGACGGACTTGCCCTGCCCGACCACCCTCGCCTGCCGCAAAGCTAACTGGCGACGGCGAAGTACTACAGCCCCAAGAGAAAGAAGAATCGGAATGAATATAAGAGCTGATGGTAGGTTAGAACTACTGACCTCACCAACTCCGCCTTTCTGGAAATTCGGCTGTGGAGTGAAATATTTGGCGAAGTCTAGAACGCTCAGCAGCTCGGAGAGCACGAATAAAAGCACCGGCTTCAGGCCGTAGATCACAAGAGCAACGAACCCGGGAATTGCCAGCCAAACGAAGGCTCCGATAAATCGCTGCCACTTGGCTGGCGAAAGCGTGTCAAAATCTGAGGACTGCAAAGATCTCGGCACATTCGCGAAGTATGGAGCAATCGTATCCCTTAATCGCATCACCTGATCGGACCGCGTGCACAGCACTGGAGAAAGCCAATTCACTAGCGCGTCTGGTGTCTCTATTTGGACCCCCTTCTCCTTCAATAGATCAAGCAGCCGCAGAACCCGCAGTTCATCCCCTATCGATATGTGGAAGCCAGCAATCCGTAGCCTCGCCACGATGTCGCGGTGATCCTCGAGCTGGTGCAGAAACGTCGCCATGGTCCATCACGCTTTGGTCGGGACCGCCGATACCTTAGAGATCTCGATTTCGATTAGCGCATTTACCTTGCGTACCGCCTCGCTCGTCTTCGCGAGCGTGCTGATGCTTGAGCGAAGGGCTTCGGGCAATTTGCGAGGATCGCTTTCTTTTGGGCCAAGTCCGAATTTATTTAGATAGCTGACCCAAGCCAGGAATTCGGCGGTCCCCGGTGGTCGCTCACCCGACGGCAACGCCTTTTCGACCTTTCGGAATAATTGCACCGCTTGAGCAACGGATGCAGGCCACTCCCTCATTTCTTCGATCCGAAGCCCGACGATTGCGGTCAGGCGCTCGTCGTCTGGATTCGGAATATCGTAGAACGCGACGCGACGCAGGAACGGTTCGGGCAAACTCCTTTCGGAGTTGCTCGTTATAACGACAATTGGGCGGACCGGCAGCCGGCCCGAATTTGGCTCCCGTACCCGAATCCTGATCCCCAACTCCCTTATCTCGAACGCCATGTCTTCGAGCTCGCGGAGAAGGTCATTAGGTAAATCGCGGGGTGCCTTGTCCAGTTCGTCGATCAAAACGACAGAGAGAGCGGAATTGGTGCCCCCCGAGAAGAGGTAAGGTGCGAGATCGTAGAAAGTATGCGGGATCTCGCCGCTATGCCTACCTCTGAACGCGTGGCCATCTAGGAGTTCGACCCGAGCCGAGGGGCCACCAGCTCGAAGAATAGCTTCTCCAAGGGGGCGAAATCTAAGGTATGCAAGAAGTGGACGGGCGGCTGCGGCACTTCCCTCCATATCCGGCCTCGCGCTCGACTGAGCGTCTTGGAAGCGTCCCAATTCATCGAAACTGTATAACAAGTCTCGCGACGTGGCGTCGGACTTGACGACTATCTCAAGTGGTTCGCCGAGGTTCAGTTCCGAGGCCAACGAATACGCAAGACGCGTCTTGCCGCACCCCGGAGGACCGGTGAGCAGTAAAGGCATCCCGAGTAGCAGCGCAACGTTGACTGCACTCTTTAAGCCTTCGTCGGGAAGATAAGTTTCCGGCCCTTTCATCAGGTCATGAACCGATGGCGGCAAGCTCAGAGGCTCTGATCGCCTGGCGTGCGGAACCCCAGTGTAGATCAATACGTCCGGCATGCCTTAGCCCTCCGCCTCTTTTCGCAATAGCGCATTACGACGGACCTTTCGTCCCTGTCTGCCCGGCGGCCCGCGTTGTGACTAGGTTTACGATGGTCGCCATTCTGATATCCGGGATTTCTTCGATCAGCGCTCCGCCCAATTCGCGGACAATTTCGCTCTCAAGATCGTCTCTCCACGGATTGCTTTCCGCAGGCGTCACCATGTCTAGCCATCGCCGCAAGTGAGCGCCCTTCACCATATTGAGGCGTCGGCCCAGTGCTTCCAATGGCCCGACCTCTGGATAGAAGGTCTCGGTATCGATTTGAATGACGCCTGGTGCATTGGCGTCTGGATCCACATGCCCAACTATTAACAGCGGCAGCGTCGGGCGCCTGTCGCTAGTTGCAGCTGATGCGATAACCTCTTGCCAAAACTTCAACATCGATTCGACTAAAGATCGATCGTCCTCACTATAAGGTCCCTTGATCTCCACGTAGACCACGCGAACAACCTCTCGCATTTGCGCGAGTGCTTCCACGATCTGCTCAAGCGACTTGGAATTCCGGCTACCCGTGAGGCGGAGCGTCAATTCGCCGATCAATTGCAGTCTTCGATTTTGCAGGGAGAGCCGTTGTTCCGGCCAACCGTTCATCCGTTGAATGCCCTCTCCCGCCATCCCATTTTTGATGATGGCGGGCTCCAAGTGGGTCATAAAAAGGGTCAAGCAGTCCGACGTGCATGAATGTAGATCCAAAACCGTCGTTCGCCACCCGATTTTGTCTCGGTCGACATCTTTCGATAGTTGGGTCAGTTTGTCGGTGACCAACGTGAGTTGATCTTCTCTGTCGATCTTGCGAATTTGATTCTTCAGTCGCTCGAATTGCTCTGGGCCAATGCTGTGTGCTCCGGGCGACCACAGTGTCGGCCAGACCGCTTTAAGCCTGTAATACCAGTCGCCGTGGTCAGGCGGCCATTGTCCCTTATCGATGCACTGCTGAATGGCTCGAGCAAAACCATTGCTGAACTGGGCAGCGGCCTTGTCCACCGGGGCAGCTTTCGTACCGGGGACAGCGAAGAACGCGGCTTGCTTCACTGTGCCCGTGCGTCTGCTTGTTCCCGGATCCAAAAGAACGGTATCATCGTTCGGTGTGAGCGACCACTCGATCGGCGTTCGACAGGCGTTGATACAGAATATTTGCTCGGAGAAATTGGACATTCCGGACAGTCGCGTTCGGATCTGGTCGATCGGCACGCATCTGAACATGCGCTTTGGTCCATCTTCTCTCTTGAAGCTGTCTGCCGTAATGACCAAAGGCTCGGAGGTACGCTGAGCCTCTGCCCCATGACCACTCCAAAAGAAGAAGAACCGCTTGCCCGTGAACGGAGGGATTCCAACTTCCATTCCGAAGAAATCTTCGAGTACACTTTTGCTCGCAACGTGGACCCGTACTCCCAAGACCTCGGCGGGAGGCGCCGTGCTACTGAGCAATAGCTTGATCTTGCTCGCGGGCACTCCGCGATTACGAAGAGATGTCACCACCTCGATGGCATCATTCGCCGTACAATCGTTTGCAATATCCCAACCAGGCAGGCGGGGATATCTGGATATCCCTACGACCAAAGCAACGAAATCTTCCACGCGAAATCATTCTCCTAGAAATGTTTTGATCGCATCCCAAGTCTTCGATTGTCGCCAATACCCCGAATGAGAGGCAACGAATGGCAATCCACTTTCGATAGATACATCTTGACGCCGAC encodes:
- a CDS encoding AAA family ATPase, encoding MPDVLIYTGVPHARRSEPLSLPPSVHDLMKGPETYLPDEGLKSAVNVALLLGMPLLLTGPPGCGKTRLAYSLASELNLGEPLEIVVKSDATSRDLLYSFDELGRFQDAQSSARPDMEGSAAAARPLLAYLRFRPLGEAILRAGGPSARVELLDGHAFRGRHSGEIPHTFYDLAPYLFSGGTNSALSVVLIDELDKAPRDLPNDLLRELEDMAFEIRELGIRIRVREPNSGRLPVRPIVVITSNSERSLPEPFLRRVAFYDIPNPDDERLTAIVGLRIEEMREWPASVAQAVQLFRKVEKALPSGERPPGTAEFLAWVSYLNKFGLGPKESDPRKLPEALRSSISTLAKTSEAVRKVNALIEIEISKVSAVPTKA